Genomic DNA from Schistosoma haematobium chromosome 1, whole genome shotgun sequence:
TCAGCGGAAAAAAGTGGCAGCAAACATTCTGATGCAGTGGATGGGTCATCATTGGCATCAATCAGAGAAAGTCACAAACCATTAGATATATTCATTCAAAATGAACTAATGCCTAATTGCACACCGATATTTTTATCAAAATCAACACAACAGATATTTAATATTGTAACTGATGAACAAATTACCAAAGAATCACCAATCATTTTATTGAACAAATCTGATCTACTTAAAGATTTACAGTTACGTGCAGCTGTATCAGATTTCAGTGTACAAAAAGTTGCAATAAAAAATTATCCCGGTTctgatattttattaatttacgaTGCAGATTTTAAATTTGGTGAAAATTTTGTCATTGTCTTATCTGAAGAGACAAAATCTCTTATACTGAATCCAGTTAAACAAGCAGTTGACGGTCAGTCAGAACATGATGGTAATGGTGATGAAAATGATGGAATAAACGATGATGAGGATAAGAtagaagaatacaaagaggccAGTGATTTATGTTTTCTATTCAAATCGAGATCAGAACATGGTTGGATTGAATTAGGTTCAGAAAACGAAATTGCCGAAATGAATACTTTTGAAACACGTTCAAAAGTGTATACAATTTTTCAAAGACCACGTAAAGAATTTGGTAGTGTATTACATTTACAAGATGAAAGTGCGACAAAGAAAGGTTGTTCTGAACAGATTTTATCACGTGAAGATGAATCATTTAATATACCTATAGTGGAGTTAGATAAATCAGCCACAAATTGTGAAACCACATGTGATAAAGGTATTAATACAAATTGGAAATATCCAAAAAATGCTTTCACCCATTATGTTCCTAGAATGTTTACATCTGATGAattaaaacattattatcatGAAAATAATGATGCTTTTCGTAACATATCGAAATTATACACACTATTTGAACAAAGTTTATTAGAAAATGAAATGTACAATTTTTTATCAAATGATTATGAGAATTTACCCATTGGTGATGAAACTTATGATACAAAAAGCGACAATACATTCAAAGAATTTCTATCATTTACTGATTTAAAATTTAGTAAAAATAAAGCTATTACAATGATTCAATGGCATCCAAATATTAAAGGTATTATTGCAACATCTATTAGTGAACGGACAATTTATGATCAACGTATTGATCAAGCATCACGAATTCTTTTACAACCAACACATATTATATTATGGAGTTTTAATGATCCATTAAAGCCTCAATTATTATTACATGCACCAGATGATATTATGTGTTTTCAATTTAATCCAACTAGTCCGAATTATATGGCTGGTGGTTGTATCAATGGACAAGTAGTTCTGTGGGATATTGAAAAACATATTGACGATTTAACTAATGTTAAATTGCGattgaaacaaaataatcaaatgcctttatttgtttttgatgagaatgaattaaataaagtatcaACATCACATTATTCTGCTTTAAGTAATATTGAATCATCACATAGTTCACCAATCATGGATTTGAAATGGATACCGGATCATATAGAAATTAATCGGTTAGGATACTGTTTCGAAAATCATGCACAGAAATGTGTTCAAT
This window encodes:
- the WDR63 gene encoding WD repeat-containing protein 63 (EggNog:ENOG410WJCI~COG:Z), whose translation is MKNSNEKVNSVENTLRNKSARGRSKSRSGRKSESSLGKSAEKSGSKHSDAVDGSSLASIRESHKPLDIFIQNELMPNCTPIFLSKSTQQIFNIVTDEQITKESPIILLNKSDLLKDLQLRAAVSDFSVQKVAIKNYPGSDILLIYDADFKFGENFVIVLSEETKSLILNPVKQAVDGQSEHDGNGDENDGINDDEDKIEEYKEASDLCFLFKSRSEHGWIELGSENEIAEMNTFETRSKVYTIFQRPRKEFGSVLHLQDESATKKGCSEQILSREDESFNIPIVELDKSATNCETTCDKGINTNWKYPKNAFTHYVPRMFTSDELKHYYHENNDAFRNISKLYTLFEQSLLENEMYNFLSNDYENLPIGDETYDTKSDNTFKEFLSFTDLKFSKNKAITMIQWHPNIKGIIATSISERTIYDQRIDQASRILLQPTHIILWSFNDPLKPQLLLHAPDDIMCFQFNPTSPNYMAGGCINGQVVLWDIEKHIDDLTNVKLRLKQNNQMPLFVFDENELNKVSTSHYSALSNIESSHSSPIMDLKWIPDHIEINRLGYCFENHAQKCVQLMTCGLNGEILLWDIRPEKTPLAINKTSDSIKPPNNVPLTFSTLDLKWKPLLRIHLYTNDPVNDHVPIRFCIREMHGDRRLLTSNTKDSSINITDNSSKLLPLPNADTHIYAGTEDGVIVYVDWIPHKDQDTGKMQTLKPEFCSSRHDGPISYLCRSPFDSSLVLAIGGWIWTMWKEGVTSGPIIESGRANKPLTGGSWSPTRPSVFYTCRVDGSIEVWDLLDKTYEPTMIQSISANPLTALSIWDSPKRQFIATGDIQGVLQLFIVPRRLQTPLPSELKKFNEYIEREVKRKEFVSMRWNLREQEKIEQEAENKRRAGLAPAVMLSDEEIIQKEKFEYVKYLSEEHTFLRSLGLVEEDD